cattttcatcatagagattaggatttagacatgtttaggttgcattttgcatacatgagtctctattaggtactggagtgccacatggagttcttagggacatttggatgcatttggagctcgaAGGAGATGAAATAGGTGATCATTAAacgagcagagcatgggagcgacctcccggagcgacatcacgaagtcgctgtgtcccacctctcagagcgaccttcctaaagcgacgccatgaagccgctcgcgttctcgttactccgaaccgtcttagatgaccctggagcgacctctcagagcgacctaccaaggtcgctcccgatccagagcgacccgttggagcgacacaccaaagtcgctcgcgacctctcacccggagacaccaaaaatcggccttggagcgacttcccggagcgacacctgcaagtcgctccgcgttactttgctgccgaaaatcatgatttcccgaggacctttttgcaatttattttggacgttttgcacttggaaaaacctatgttttaaacatcttttgtagccaccaggcaGACCATTTTTtttggatctattgagaaatacacaaaaactctcttgagaagttcatctcttggattttgattgttatgttcttgtgttcttgttgatttcttatctatttctctacatgattaatctgaaatccaatatgggtttaagaggaatcatggagattagtgagtaatcaccttttgaattcatgggttagggagatcaagggtgattaggttagttctaggatgttttagtgtagatcattcttgttccttgctagtagagtattcataatgcatcttctgagttggccactcaaaagttgatcaataggcatttcccacccaaaaggtgtttgatgaaatgcctgagacaactctcctaggcttttagtatactttgccaaagacatttgttgttaaagatgctaagatagctaatagacttgttcgtaatgattgctttcatattattcaaccaaagacatttgatgtttgagatatgttagcaaatgagcattcatctagacatagagcttgcttagaattgtgtctaggcttaaggttgatagtttgattgatcatttgccatccttagttcgatacttgatcacccaaggtctaatccctatgcccatgagttctcttttcccttagtcaagaagtatcattctgttattgctttctagttttagtcatagcttaaaacccatctaaatcattggttgcacttagattaagtgagtacttgcattctcagtgctttgatatccctcagaactggttcgacaatcactatactacaacatttgtcttaggagccttgaaaactcctaacatcacctAATAGATCTTCCGGTGCGTGGTATGGTCCACGGCAACAAAGGTCATGGGACACCATTAAGGTATGGATAAAAGACTGCAATAGCATTACCGAATGCAAGAGAGATTACTGATCGAGATCCATGAGTGTGTTCGGCCGAAGAGCCATAGCTTGATGagattataaaactcattacAACAATAATCATTGATCACATCTTGATCTagaacactcatgagacaagttaTAAACATGTATAGAAGAAGTCTATGACTCAATATGGATCGATCAGATTAGTGCATAGTCGATGATAATAAAGAAAGATCTATGGACAGAGACATTGGTACACATCCGTGTAGTAGATACACCGAAACATAGGTTTACGACCTGAGACTATAAGTTCATAAGTACCATGCTCAGTAATTAAGAGTAGTCGACAGCCAAAGGTCCACTTCTTGACCACGCACATCCAATTGCGGTTCAGTAATGAACTTGGCCGATTTGTTTACTCCCTGCCTGCACTTTCTGGAAAGATCACGCATCAGATGCGTAGACTGAAGAAACCTCCACTGAGGtccacatcagggggagtggtacgtgttgtactctttttccttcatcatagTTTTGTCCCACCgagttttcctgataaggttttaatgaagcAACATAAAGCGTACTACGATCCTGAacggttatggcatccaagggggagtgttataaatcaattagtAGAtatccataaccggtccggtccataaccggcccatacaactatatattagtagttttcctaatcctattggatttaggttttggatactttcctttttagttatcttgtaatctcctatataaaaaaacacttattcattaatgaaaCGCAGAAACATTCACACCTAAAACCTTCGCTTTACAACACATGGTTAGTTTTCCTttatcattattatattttgattcaaTTTGGAGATTAATCAAGCCATTAAAACAAACTTAGACTCTTGTCATTGTTTATATCGCAAACACTTCTGGTTCATTTTAGTACACTTCACAAAAGGCGAGACTATCACGAATGTTATagtaaaacaaacaaacaaaaaaatccatTTTCTGATGTCGCAAGGGTTTTGATCATAATCAAGGAGCAAAGAGATGGTGTACCATGATTCAAAGAATCCATATTACCACAGTTTTGCAATCATTAAATGATCATTTTTCCACATTCTCCAATACCTGTAACAAGTAACAACACAATCAATTAACTTAAATATCTAAAGGAAAAGAGGTTACATGGGGATTAAGTGTTTATTACCTTGGGGTAGAGGATATCGTAATGGCCTGGACGATAGAGCAATGTTATAAAGGGAGCAGCAGAAGAagcttcttctttctcattAGTGCCACTGCCAACGGGAACAAAGTCGTGATGGTTCACAGTGACACCACCTCCAGTATCACATGAGCTACGGTCAAGATACACAACCCGGATTGCAACACCAAGCGCGTCCGACAAAGCTGTTATGTGAATATGGTCACTCTCTTCCCCCATCGGTTCAACTGATGTCTTGCAAAACTGTGATCAAACAGTGTAAGAGATTTGCATATCGCCAAGTGGCTTGAATACAGAGCAAGATAAGTTAATGCACAAACCTGATCCACTGTGGTATTAGATAATCCTGTTATAAAAGGCTCGAAGAACTCAGCACGCGTTTTTATTTCACCAGCAGTAACAAACCTGAAGAACATCACAACTGAGAGACACAAGAATCTGTCAAAACTGCATTCCGTTGAATATAAGTTGTCAAAGAAATTCAGGAGCAGCTTACTGTAGTCGGAAACAGACTGATCTCTACTTCTGTTAACCAGCTCATCATAGctggaagataaaaaaaaaaagatatggcATAAGTAGTGAGGCAATATGAGAAAGAGACTTATGCAATTGAATAGCAGGTTAGATAAACTGTATTTTACCTTATAGACTCTTCGCCTCCTTGGAGGATGTCATCTAGTTGCTCAAGGAACAACTGTATCATTAAGagagaaaaattgaaatttagCATCTTGTAGATGATCTTAACTGTATCATTAAGagagaaaaattgaaatttagCATCTTGTAGATGATCTTATCAGATAgcagaaacaaaagaagacAAAGCTTACCGCAAAGAAGTCCTCAAATGTGAAATCTGTGTAGCCTAAGTTCTGCAGATTCTTTCTACATTTTTCAACATTGAGCTTGATACGGTCAACTTCAGCACCATCTTGTGATTCCAAAATATgctcctacaaaaaaaaaaatcacaaacaaaaaacattagcCAAACTTACAAGGTAACATGTAGACATACTATAAGACATTGTGAGAACATACAAGGTAAGAGAACATAAAACTTCGGAAGAAGCAGTTTCCATCTCCTCTTGTTCGCCTGATTGCAACATATTGACTGTCCAGTACCTACAAGTAAATGAAAACAACGACAACTTAAGAAAAGACTGAAAGCAACAACAACCccatcaaaacaaaacaaaacaaagaagtaGCAGAAAGGCAAACCTTTATCTTCTCAAGCAAAATGGGGCTCCCTGCTTGGTACTCTGCAGCTAAACTAGACATAGGCTCCTGCATAGGTTTAAACCAAGAGTATAGTCCATAGAAATCAAAcatctattaaaaaagaaaaaaatgaacaagcaactcataggaat
The window above is part of the Brassica napus cultivar Da-Ae chromosome C3, Da-Ae, whole genome shotgun sequence genome. Proteins encoded here:
- the LOC106389560 gene encoding OVARIAN TUMOR DOMAIN-containing deubiquitinating enzyme 1-like isoform X1, yielding MQNQNDTVKDDAELAASISAEQWGCCSVEEPSFQDDEAAKVPYVGDKEPMSSLAAEYQAGSPILLEKIKVLDSQYVAIRRTRGDGNCFFRSFMFSYLEHILESQDGAEVDRIKLNVEKCRKNLQNLGYTDFTFEDFFALFLEQLDDILQGGEESISYDELVNRSRDQSVSDYSKLLLNFFDNLYSTECSFDRFLCLSVVMFFRFVTAGEIKTRAEFFEPFITGLSNTTVDQFCKTSVEPMGEESDHIHITALSDALGVAIRVVYLDRSSCDTGGGVTVNHHDFVPVGSGTNEKEEASSAAPFITLLYRPGHYDILYPKVLENVEK
- the LOC106389560 gene encoding OVARIAN TUMOR DOMAIN-containing deubiquitinating enzyme 1-like isoform X2, whose protein sequence is MQNQNDTVKDDAELAASISAEQWGCCSVEEPSFQDDEAAKVPYVGDKEPMSSLAAEYQAGSPILLEKIKVLDSQYVAIRRTRGDGNCFFRSFMFSYLEHILESQDGAEVDRIKLNVEKCRKNLQNLGYTDFTFEDFFALFLEQLDDILQGGEESISYDELVNRSRDQSVSDYIVMFFRFVTAGEIKTRAEFFEPFITGLSNTTVDQFCKTSVEPMGEESDHIHITALSDALGVAIRVVYLDRSSCDTGGGVTVNHHDFVPVGSGTNEKEEASSAAPFITLLYRPGHYDILYPKVLENVEK